A window of the Synechococcales cyanobacterium T60_A2020_003 genome harbors these coding sequences:
- the ftsZ gene encoding cell division protein FtsZ: MNASNPFTGFSGLNSSQLHDNSSDSLADESRSGEIVPSSIAKIKVIGVGGGGCNAVNRMVSSGVIGIEFWTVNTDAQALKHSSAHNCLQVGQKVTRGLGAGGNPAIGQKAAEESRDEISSALEGSDLVFITAGMGGGTGTGAAPVVAEVAKEVGALTVGVVTRPFSFEGRRRTNQADEGIEALQSRVDTLIVIPNDKLLSVISEQTPVQEAFRVADDVLRQGVQGISDIITIPGLVNVDFADVRAVMADAGSALMGIGIGSGKSRAREAAMSAISSPLLESSIDGARGVVFNITGGSDLTLHEVNAAAEIIYEAVDPNANIIFGAVIDERAQGEVRITVIATGFSAEAPAPPATTTTRVATPMRRSLSTPTPPPTSSPSTEPRKSPPGLDIPEFLQRRRPNR, translated from the coding sequence ATGAATGCTTCAAATCCGTTTACAGGTTTCAGTGGACTGAATTCAAGCCAGTTGCACGACAATAGCAGCGATTCCCTGGCGGATGAATCCAGGAGTGGTGAAATTGTGCCGAGTAGCATAGCCAAGATCAAGGTGATTGGAGTCGGTGGTGGCGGTTGTAACGCCGTTAACCGCATGGTCTCCAGTGGTGTCATAGGTATTGAGTTTTGGACAGTCAATACGGATGCTCAAGCTCTGAAGCATTCATCCGCACATAATTGTTTGCAGGTGGGTCAGAAAGTGACCCGGGGGCTCGGAGCTGGCGGCAATCCTGCCATTGGGCAAAAGGCAGCGGAAGAGTCACGAGACGAGATCTCTAGTGCCCTTGAAGGATCTGATTTGGTGTTCATCACTGCAGGCATGGGGGGGGGAACCGGAACTGGAGCTGCACCCGTCGTTGCTGAGGTCGCAAAGGAGGTGGGGGCACTCACCGTAGGGGTGGTGACCCGTCCCTTCAGCTTTGAAGGACGCCGCCGCACGAATCAAGCCGACGAAGGAATTGAAGCCCTTCAAAGTCGGGTCGATACCCTCATTGTGATTCCAAACGATAAGCTGCTGTCGGTCATCTCAGAGCAGACCCCAGTGCAAGAGGCATTCCGGGTGGCGGATGATGTCCTGCGCCAAGGGGTGCAGGGAATTTCAGACATCATCACGATCCCAGGGCTGGTCAACGTTGATTTTGCCGATGTGCGGGCAGTGATGGCGGATGCCGGGTCAGCATTGATGGGAATCGGGATCGGTTCCGGTAAATCGCGTGCCCGTGAAGCTGCCATGAGTGCAATTTCTTCGCCGCTGCTAGAGTCGTCGATTGACGGTGCGCGGGGCGTAGTCTTCAATATCACGGGGGGTAGCGATCTCACCTTGCACGAAGTGAACGCCGCTGCCGAGATTATCTATGAAGCGGTGGATCCCAATGCCAATATCATCTTTGGTGCAGTGATTGACGAGCGGGCTCAGGGTGAGGTTCGGATTACGGTCATTGCGACTGGGTTTAGCGCCGAGGCTCCGGCTCCTCCCGCAACGACGACGACGAGAGTGGCAACGCCCATGAGGCGATCGCTCTCAACGCCAACGCCGCCGCCAACGTCTTCCCCCTCGACCGAACCACGGAAATCCCCTCCAGGTTTGGATATTCCGGAATTTTTGCAGCGCCGTCGCCCTAACCGTTAA